In the genome of Pseudomonas sp. HS6, one region contains:
- a CDS encoding OmpA family protein, translated as MKLKNTLGLAIGSLIAATSFGALAQGQGAVEGELFYKKQYNDSVNHVEDGFNPGASIGYFLTDDVSLNLTYDKNNHTRSNDGTGSQKLHGDNFGLNAQYHFNNAGDALRPYVSGGVKHGSLTNVADDGHTGRDQSTYLTAGAGVKYYFLENFYARAGVDADYKLDNGRWNYAPVIGLGVNFGGGNKPAAAPVPAPAEVCSDSDNDGVCDNVDKCPDTPANVTVDADGCPAVAEVVRVELDVKFDFDKSVVKPNSYGDIKNLADFMKQYPSTRTTVEGHTDNVGPDAYNQKLSERRANAVKQVLVNQYGVESSRVGSVGYGESRPVADNKTEAGRAVNRRVEAQVEAQAK; from the coding sequence ATGAAACTGAAAAACACCTTGGGCTTGGCCATTGGTTCTTTGATTGCCGCTACTTCGTTCGGCGCACTGGCACAAGGCCAAGGCGCAGTTGAAGGCGAACTGTTCTACAAGAAGCAGTACAACGACAGCGTTAACCATGTCGAAGACGGCTTCAACCCAGGCGCCTCTATCGGTTACTTCTTGACCGACGACGTATCGTTGAACTTGACCTACGACAAGAACAACCACACCCGTTCGAACGACGGCACCGGCAGCCAGAAACTGCACGGCGACAACTTCGGTCTGAACGCTCAGTACCACTTCAACAACGCTGGCGACGCTCTGCGTCCTTACGTTTCTGGTGGCGTGAAGCACGGCAGCCTGACCAACGTAGCTGATGACGGTCACACCGGTCGCGATCAGTCGACCTACCTGACTGCTGGCGCTGGCGTTAAGTACTACTTCCTTGAAAACTTCTACGCCCGTGCTGGTGTAGACGCTGACTACAAACTGGACAACGGTCGCTGGAACTACGCTCCAGTAATCGGTCTGGGTGTGAACTTCGGTGGCGGCAACAAGCCTGCTGCTGCTCCAGTTCCAGCACCAGCTGAAGTCTGCTCCGACAGCGACAACGATGGCGTTTGCGACAACGTTGACAAGTGCCCAGACACCCCAGCCAACGTAACTGTTGACGCTGATGGCTGCCCGGCAGTTGCTGAAGTTGTTCGTGTTGAGCTGGACGTGAAATTCGACTTCGACAAGTCGGTCGTCAAGCCAAACAGCTACGGCGATATCAAAAACCTGGCTGACTTCATGAAGCAGTACCCATCGACTCGCACCACTGTTGAAGGTCACACTGACAACGTCGGTCCTGACGCTTACAACCAGAAACTGTCCGAGCGTCGTGCAAACGCCGTTAAACAAGTTCTGGTTAACCAGTACGGTGTTGAATCGTCCCGCGTTGGTTCGGTTGGCTACGGCGAATCCCGCCCAGTTGCTGACAACAAAACCGAAGCTGGTCGTGCTGTTAACCGTCGCGTAGAAGCGCAGGTTGAAGCTCAAGCTAAGTAA
- the sigX gene encoding RNA polymerase sigma factor SigX, whose amino-acid sequence MNKAQTLSTRYDPRELSDEELVARSHTELFHVTRAYEELMRRYQRTLFNVCARYLGNDRDADDVCQEVMLKVLYGLKNFEGKSKFKTWLYSITYNECITQYRKERRKRRLMDALSLDPLEEASEEKAPKPEEKGGLDRWLVYVNPIDREILVLRFVAELEFQEIADIMHMGLSATKMRYKRALDKLREKFAGIAET is encoded by the coding sequence TTGAATAAAGCCCAAACGCTATCCACGCGCTACGACCCCCGCGAGCTCTCTGATGAGGAGTTGGTCGCGCGCTCGCATACCGAGCTGTTTCACGTGACGCGCGCCTATGAAGAACTGATGCGGCGTTACCAGCGAACATTATTTAACGTTTGTGCGCGGTATCTTGGGAACGATCGCGACGCAGACGATGTCTGTCAGGAAGTGATGTTGAAGGTGCTGTACGGCCTGAAGAACTTCGAGGGGAAATCGAAGTTCAAGACATGGCTATATAGCATCACTTACAACGAATGCATCACGCAGTATCGGAAGGAACGGCGAAAGCGTCGCTTGATGGACGCATTGAGTCTTGACCCCCTTGAGGAAGCGTCCGAAGAAAAGGCGCCCAAACCCGAGGAGAAGGGTGGACTTGATCGCTGGCTGGTGTATGTGAACCCGATTGACCGTGAAATTCTGGTGCTTCGATTTGTCGCAGAGCTGGAATTTCAGGAGATCGCAGACATCATGCACATGGGTTTGAGTGCTACAAAAATGCGGTATAAACGTGCTCTAGATAAATTGCGTGAGAAATTTGCAGGCATTGCTGAAACTTAG
- a CDS encoding mechanosensitive ion channel domain-containing protein — MELDLWTQSLVTAMTALWTKVANFIPNLFGALVVLLLGFVVAKLLDTLLSKLLAKLGLDRLMGGTGLTKLMSRAGLQVPISTLIGKIVYWFVLLIFLVSAAESLGLERVSATLDMLALYVPKVFGAALVLLVGVLLAQLANGLVRGAAEGVGLDYASGLGRIAQGLVIIISISVAISQLEVKTDLLNHVIVIVLITVGLAVALAMGLGSREIAGQILAGIYVRELYQVGQQVRVGEVEGQIEEIGTVKTTLLTDEGELVSLSNRILLEQHVSSR; from the coding sequence ATGGAACTTGATCTCTGGACTCAGAGCCTCGTCACGGCAATGACTGCGTTGTGGACCAAAGTCGCTAATTTCATCCCGAACCTGTTCGGCGCACTGGTGGTGCTGCTGTTGGGCTTCGTGGTGGCCAAGTTGCTGGACACGCTGCTGTCCAAACTGCTGGCCAAACTCGGTCTGGATCGCTTGATGGGCGGCACCGGCCTGACCAAATTGATGTCCCGTGCGGGACTGCAAGTGCCGATCTCGACCCTGATCGGAAAAATCGTCTATTGGTTCGTTCTGCTGATCTTCCTGGTTTCTGCAGCAGAATCCCTTGGCCTTGAGCGGGTTTCAGCTACGCTGGACATGCTGGCGTTGTATGTGCCGAAAGTTTTCGGCGCCGCGCTGGTGCTGCTGGTGGGCGTATTGCTGGCGCAACTGGCGAACGGTCTGGTGCGCGGTGCGGCAGAAGGCGTAGGTCTGGACTACGCTTCAGGGCTTGGGCGAATTGCTCAGGGCCTGGTGATCATCATCAGTATCTCGGTCGCGATCAGTCAGCTCGAGGTCAAGACCGACCTGCTGAACCATGTGATCGTCATCGTATTGATTACCGTTGGTCTGGCGGTTGCGCTGGCCATGGGCTTGGGAAGCCGGGAAATTGCCGGTCAGATTCTTGCGGGAATCTATGTGCGTGAGTTGTATCAGGTTGGGCAACAAGTGCGTGTTGGCGAGGTCGAAGGCCAGATCGAAGAGATCGGCACGGTTAAAACCACATTGCTGACCGATGAGGGTGAGCTAGTCTCACTCTCCAATCGGATCCTGCTGGAACAGCATGTGAGTAGCCGCTAA
- a CDS encoding CrfX protein, whose translation MHDPFEQSLRDMLNASPSGRDDDACLGRVLKTANRQVGAGDLFSLLGRWLPALMIALNNGSAHVAPVSRLRKPTARTADKAD comes from the coding sequence ATGCACGATCCGTTTGAACAGTCTTTGCGCGACATGCTCAACGCCTCGCCGTCCGGCCGCGACGACGACGCCTGCCTGGGTCGCGTACTCAAAACCGCCAACCGCCAGGTCGGCGCCGGCGATCTGTTCAGCCTGCTGGGCCGTTGGCTGCCCGCGCTGATGATCGCCCTGAACAACGGCTCGGCTCATGTCGCGCCCGTTTCCCGTCTCCGTAAACCTACTGCTCGCACTGCTGATAAGGCTGATTGA
- a CDS encoding zinc transporter ZntB: MFEEENAQWGLVHALVLDGKGGARSIARTDLDSLQLQAHESLWLHWDRSHPQTQTWLRKSSGLNEFTCDLLLEENTRPRLLPLPDSELLLFLRGVNLNPGAEPEDMVSVRIFASAQRVISLRLRPLRATDELLAMLGEGKGPKTSSELILYLAQYLTNKVQDLVTCLSEVVDEEEEKLDADERYTPEHGAILHIRRRAAGLKRFLAPQRDIFGQLTRIKLPWFVDDDADYWNELNNSLTRYLEELELTRERVGLVLDTEDRRLSVRMNRTMYRFGIITGIFLPMSFLTGLLGINVGGIPLSGSPYGFLVACLLMVSVALGQWWLFRRLRWV; encoded by the coding sequence ATGTTCGAGGAAGAAAACGCGCAATGGGGGCTGGTGCATGCCCTGGTGCTGGACGGTAAAGGCGGTGCGCGTTCGATAGCCCGGACTGATCTCGACAGTTTGCAGCTGCAGGCACACGAAAGCCTGTGGCTGCACTGGGATCGCAGTCACCCGCAGACCCAGACCTGGCTGCGCAAATCCAGTGGCCTCAACGAATTCACCTGCGACCTGCTGCTGGAAGAGAACACCCGCCCGCGGCTGTTGCCGCTGCCCGATTCCGAATTGCTGCTGTTTTTGCGCGGAGTCAACCTCAATCCGGGTGCCGAGCCGGAAGACATGGTGTCGGTACGCATTTTCGCTTCGGCCCAGCGTGTGATTTCCCTGCGTTTGCGCCCATTGCGCGCCACCGATGAACTGTTGGCGATGCTGGGGGAGGGCAAAGGCCCGAAAACCTCGTCCGAACTCATTCTCTATCTCGCCCAATACCTCACCAACAAGGTGCAGGATCTGGTCACTTGCCTCTCGGAAGTGGTCGATGAAGAGGAAGAAAAACTGGATGCCGACGAACGGTATACTCCCGAGCACGGTGCCATTTTGCACATCCGTCGCCGGGCGGCCGGACTGAAGCGTTTTCTTGCGCCGCAGCGGGATATTTTCGGACAGCTGACGCGGATAAAACTGCCCTGGTTCGTCGATGACGACGCCGACTACTGGAACGAATTGAACAACAGCCTGACCCGCTATCTCGAAGAGCTCGAATTGACCCGAGAGCGCGTGGGGCTTGTGCTGGACACCGAAGACCGGCGTTTGAGCGTGCGCATGAATCGCACCATGTACCGCTTCGGGATCATCACCGGGATCTTTTTGCCGATGAGTTTTCTCACCGGCCTGTTGGGGATCAATGTCGGCGGAATTCCGCTTTCCGGGAGCCCCTACGGATTCCTTGTGGCGTGCCTGCTGATGGTCTCGGTTGCACTCGGACAATGGTGGTTGTTCCGCCGTTTGCGCTGGGTATGA
- the rraA gene encoding ribonuclease E activity regulator RraA, with product MNHYLTPDLCDAYPELVQVLEPMFSNFGGRDSFGGEIVTIKCFEDNSLVKEQAELKGNGKVLVVDGGGSLRCALLGDMIAEKAAKNGWEGLVIYGCIRDVDVIAQTDLGVQALASHPKKTDKRGLGDLNVPVTFAGVTFHPGQYIYADNNGVIISPSPLQMPE from the coding sequence CGCCTGACCTGTGCGACGCCTATCCGGAGCTGGTGCAGGTGCTGGAACCGATGTTCAGCAATTTCGGCGGCCGTGATTCCTTCGGCGGCGAAATCGTGACCATCAAATGCTTCGAAGACAACTCGCTGGTCAAGGAACAAGCCGAACTCAAGGGCAACGGCAAGGTGCTGGTGGTCGATGGTGGTGGCTCCCTGCGCTGCGCACTCCTGGGCGACATGATCGCCGAGAAAGCCGCGAAAAACGGTTGGGAAGGGCTGGTAATCTACGGCTGCATCCGTGATGTGGATGTCATCGCCCAGACCGATCTCGGTGTCCAGGCGCTGGCCAGCCATCCGAAGAAGACTGACAAGCGCGGTCTCGGCGACCTCAACGTGCCGGTGACGTTCGCGGGTGTCACGTTTCATCCGGGCCAATACATCTATGCGGACAACAACGGCGTGATCATCTCGCCGAGCCCGCTGCAGATGCCTGAATAA